A window from Sceloporus undulatus isolate JIND9_A2432 ecotype Alabama chromosome 8, SceUnd_v1.1, whole genome shotgun sequence encodes these proteins:
- the LOC121914762 gene encoding carbohydrate sulfotransferase 5-like, with protein sequence MARLRITSAPLAVCLVVQTGFLLFLCSQRGGFFMSQSREKPAGAHVLIISSWRSGSSFVGQLFSQHPDVFYLMEPAWHVWATMHQNSARVLHMAVRDLIRSVFKCDMSVFDAYMPWKRNLSTLFQWAVSRALCTSPACEHFQRTEITSERACRTLCGRYPFGKAEEACKTYSHVVLKEVRLFDLRVLYPLLTDPSLNLRIIHLVRDPRAVVKSREQSAKALSRDNGIVLSMNGTEVEDSQYKVLQEICRSHIQIYETATLKPPTFLKDRYLMVRFEDLVRDPIGQIAAMYKFTDLQLTAKLENWIYNITHGQGPGRKREAFQITSRDAVNVSQAWRNVLSFQKVKRVQEVCKGALNILGYQSVDSEKEQKDLSIELVLPHQQNEFSWASFSGN encoded by the coding sequence ATGGCGAGGCTCCGTATCACCAGCGCGCCTCTCGCCGTCTGCCTGGTGGTCCAGACGGGGTTCCTGCTCTTCCTCTGCTCCCAGAGAGGGGGCTTCTTCATGTCCCAGTCCAGGGAGAAGCCAGCCGGGGCCCACGTCCTCATCATCTCCTCCTGGAGGTCGGGGTCCTCCTTCGTCGGACAGCTCTTCAGCCAGCACCCCGATGTCTTCTACCTGATGGAGCCGGCCTGGCATGTCTGGGCCACCATGCACCAGAACAGTGCCAGGGTCTTGCACATGGCAGTGCGCGACCTCATCCGCTCTGTCTTCAAGTGCGACATGTCTGTCTTTGACGCCTACATGCCTTGGAAGAGAAACCTATCGACTCTCTTCCAGTGGGCAGTGAGCCGGGCGTTGTGCACCTCTCCCGCCTGCGAGCACTTCCAGCGCACGGAAATCACCAGTGAACGCGCCTGCCGGACCCTCTGCGGCCGCTACCCCTTCGGGAAGGCGGAGGAGGCCTGCAAGACCTACAGCCACGTGGTCCTGAAGGAGGTCCGGCTCTTCGACCTGCGTGTCCTCTACCCGCTCCTGACCGACCCCTCACTCAACCTCAGGATCATCCACCTGGTCAGGGACCCCCGGGCGGTGGTCAAGTCTCGGGAGCAGTCGGCCAAAGCCCTCTCCCGCGACAACGGGATCGTCCTGAGCATGAATGGCACGGAAGTGGAGGACAGCCAGTACAAGGTCTTGCAAGAGATCTGTCGGAGCCACATTCAGATCTATGAAACGGCCACTTTGAAGCCGCCCACGTTTTTGAAGGACCGTTACCTGATGGTCCGCTTTGAAGACCTCGTGCGGGACCCCATAGGCCAGATTGCAGCCATGTATAAATTTACAGACCTCCAGCTGACCGCTAAGCTTGAAAACTGGATCTACAATATCACGCATGGCCAAGGGCCAGGCCGAAAGAGGGAAGCCTTCCAGATCACCTCCCGAGATGCAGTCAACGTCTCCCAGGCCTGGAGAAATGTCCTTTCCTTTCAGAAAGTAAAGAGAGTGCAGGAAGTTTGTAAAGGCGCCTTAAATATACTGGGCTATCAAAGTGTGGATTCTGAAAAGGAGCAGAAGGATTTGTCCATAGAATTAGTCTTGCCACACCAACAAAACGAATTTAGTTGGGCATCATTTAGTGGAAACTAA
- the TMEM231 gene encoding transmembrane protein 231 has product MARLLELWAPGGGRQRRRRALSWAALGLLLGLGALTYLPPLLAAYRSHGLWLQRSSYAEQPSVRFRHEALLVALLGGGGFVGWSAFPACNRLLGARLRIPLLSAAEEDLDRDGLSDVLRLRMELPLLPGEEVVGLQLLLTFSYRLQRMSTFEMQSMALVQASSPAPGARVFVSGDLRLLQRQPLRHTTGLDDNAYNVSVINSTSPFAQDYDLTNIVAAYQERNVTTVLTGPSPLWSVGRAPSEPFVIQVVIHYPVEVIAYQPGFWEMIKFAWIQYVSILLIFLWISERIKAFIFQNQVLTMVPVSQHPAALAFKEHQS; this is encoded by the exons ATGGCGCGGCTGCTGGAGCTGTGGGCCCCGGGCGGCGGGCGACAGCGGCGGCGTCGGGCCTTGTCTTGGGCGGcgctggggctgctgctggggctgggcGCCCTCACCTACCTGCCTCCGCTGCTGGCGGCCTACCGGAGCCACG gGCTGTGGCTGCAGCGGAGCAGCTACGCGGAGCAGCCCAGCGTCCGCTTCCGTCACGAGGCGCTGCTGGTGGCGCTCCTGGGCGGAGGAGGCTTCGTGGGCTGGAGCGCCTTCCCGGCCTGCAACCGCCTCCTGGGCGCCCGCCTCCGCATCCCGCTCCTCTCG GCGGCGGAGGAGGACCTGGACCGGGACGGACTGTCGGACGTGCTTCGGCTGCGGATGGAGCTGCCTCTTCTTCCCGGGGAGGAGGTCGTGGGCCTCCAGCTCCTGCTGACGTTCTCCTACCGGCTGCAG AGGATGTCCACCTTCGAGATGCAGAGCATGGCCCTGGTGCAGGCCTCCTCTCCGGCGCCGGGGGCCCGGGTCTTCGTCAGCGGGGACCTGCGGCTCCTCCAGAGGCAGCCCCTCCGGCACACGACGGGCCTCGATGACAACGCCTACAAC GTGTCCGTGATCAACAGCACAAGTCCATTTGCCCAGGACTACGATCTCACGAATATTGTTGCTGCCTATCAAGAGAGAAATG TCACAACGGTCTTGACCGGTCCCAGCCCCCTGTGGTCAGTCGGAAGAGCCCCCAGCGAGCCCTTTGTGATCCAGGTGGTCATCCACTATCCTGTGGAAGTCATTGC ATATCAGCCCGGTTTCTGGGAGATGATAAAGTTTGCTTGGATCCAGTATGTCAGCATCCTGCTGATCTTCCTTTGGATATCTGAAAGAATAAAAGCCTTTATTTTCCAGAACCAAGTGCTAACCATGGTTCCGGTGTCACAGCACCCGGCTGCCTTGGCATTTAAAGAGCACCAGTCCTGA
- the GABARAPL2 gene encoding gamma-aminobutyric acid receptor-associated protein-like 2, producing the protein MKWMFKEDHALEHRCVESAKIRAKYPDRVPVIVEKVSGSQIVDIDKRKYLVPSDITVAQFMWIIRKRIQLPSEKAIFLFVDKTVPQSSLTMGQLYEKEKDEDGFLYVAYSGENTFGV; encoded by the exons ATGAAGTGGATGTTCAAGGAGGACCACGCGCTCG AGCACCGCTGCGTGGAGTCCGCCAAGATTCGGGCCAAGTACCCCGACCGCGTCCCG GTGATCGTGGAGAAGGTGTCCGGCTCGCAGATCGTGGACATCGACAAGCGGAAGTACCTGGTCCCTTCGGACATCACGGTGGCCCAGTTCATGTGGATCATCCGGAAGAGGATCCAGCTCCCCTCCGAGAAGGCCATCTTCCTCTTCGTCGACAAGACCGTGCCTCAGTCCAG cctgaCCATGGGGCAGCTTTACGAGAAGGAGAAGGACGAGGACGGCTTCCTGTATGTGGCCTACAGTGGAGAAAACACTTTCGGCGTGTGA